Proteins encoded within one genomic window of Lampris incognitus isolate fLamInc1 chromosome 1, fLamInc1.hap2, whole genome shotgun sequence:
- the LOC130121657 gene encoding serine/threonine-protein phosphatase 2A catalytic subunit alpha isoform: MDDKSFTKELDGWIEQLNECKQLSENQVKVLCEKAKEILTKESNVQEVRCPVTVCGDVHGQFHDLMELFKIGGKSPDTNYLFMGDYVDRGYYSVETVTLLVSLKVRYRERITILRGNHESRQITQVYGFYDECLRKYGNANVWKYFTDLFDYLPLTALVDNQIFCLHGGLSPSIDTLEHIRALDRLQEVPHEGPMCDLLWSDPDDRGGWGISPRGAGYTFGQDISETFNHANGLTLVSRAHQLVMEGYNWCHDRNVVTIFSAPNYCYRCGNQAAIMELDDTLKYSFLQFDPAPRRGEPHVTRRTPDYFL; this comes from the exons ATGGACGACAAATCATTCACCAAGGAGCTGGACGGATGGATCGAGCAACTCAACGAATGCAAGCAGCTCTCGGAAAACCAAGTGAAGGTGCTCTGTGAAAAG GCTAAGGAAATCCTAACAAAGGAGTCCAATGTGCAAGAGGTGAGATGTCCAGTTACTGTGTGTGGAGATGTCCATGGTCAGTTCCACGACCTAATGGAGCTGTTCAAGATTGGGGGGAAGTCTCCAGACACCAACTACCTCTTCATGGGAGACTATGTAGACCGAGGCTACTATTCTGTGGAAACAGTTACACTCTTGGTATCTCTGAAG GTAAGATATCGTGAGCGAATCACAATTCTGAGAGGGAACCATGAAAGCAGACAGATTACACAAGTATATGGCTTCTACGATGAGTGCCTAAGGAAATATGGAAATGCCAATGTTTGGAAGTACTTCACAGACCTTTTCGATTATCTGCCTCTTACTGCGCTGGTAGATAACCAG atTTTCTGCCTCCATGGAGGACTGTCTCCTTCAATAGACACACTGGAACACATCAGAGCGCTGGATCGCTTGCAAGAAGTTCCTCATGAG GGCCCAATGTGTGACTTGTTATGGTCAGACCCAGATGACCGTGGTGGTTGGGGCATCTCTCCCCGTGGTGCAGGCTACACCTTCGGGCAAGACATTTCTGAGACCTTCAACCATGCAAATGGCCTAACTCTGGTCTCAAGAGCCCACCAGCTGGTGATGGAG GGTTATAATTGGTGCCATGACCGTAATGTAGTTACGATCTTCAGCGCACCAAACTATTGTTACCGTTGTGGAAACCAGGCAGCAATCATGGAGCTTGATGACACGCTGAAGTATTCCTT CCTACAGTTTGACCCAGCTCCGCGCAGAGGAGAACCCCATGTGACCCGGCGTACTCCCGACTACTTCCTGTAA